AAATTTACCTGTGATCGCAACTTGCCAACAAAATGACCGAATACCATCCTTTGTAGTTATAATAATCTACGGCTTCGTCTTTTTTGGGCTGAACTTCAATGTGACAACCATCTACAGCACCAAAACATTGTGGAAATCCCATCATTTTGAGCCCTTcgacatatatttttagttcttGTGGATGTGGGGGATATGCATCAATGCAATCCGCAAGACTATCGCTTCTATATTCTGCTGCCGAACCCAATGAAAAGAGTGCAATAGCTACTCTTTTTTCAAGTGGGATACAGCGCCGCATGTTGCTATCCATTTTACcgatattttttactttttcgcaCAATTTTTGGAAAGTGCTTCTATCTACGCGAAAGTTTTCCTTAAACCTTGCTACATCCATTGCAGGAATATCGTGCTCCCAAACTTTATCACTTCggtatttcaaatacaaatttttttatttcaatcccaaattaaaatatttatttacttacgaATTTCCAAACATTTCGTATGTGTGACTGAGCGATTGTAATCCCAGTTCTTAAGCTTGCGTTACAATCAAGAATTGCTTTTACTTTCACTCTATTTTGTTTTAACTCATTTAGTAATAAACAGATTTTTTCGTTATattctttttgattttctaaGAATAACAAAATTGCCATTAATAATCTCCTTTTATCCATTTCTATTtcgctttttttaataaataaacaaatttcacaatcagctGTCGAAAttcacaagtctgccgtctgttaccataaaatttcaattcgcatttgctttgcttaaggcgcattaattttgctcgtctgtcagggctataatattcttgatgctaaaatgtggcaattGTTAcagctcactaaagctgtgtcattcggaaaagttgaagttaatacattattagctgttggaagatctgctgtatatatgatgtttAGGGCTTAAAACACTGCCTTGTGGtacccacttttaccataaattgtctattttttaaataagactccaatgttttatacaattctaaaggtagaattttttttatcttatataCGAGGTCTTCATGCCACAACTTATCAAAGCAACGTCTAGAAATATAACTGAACAGTACTTTCTGTGCTCAAatacttttcttatttcgttagtaattctatttatttgctCTGACGTGCCATGTTTTTCATGAAACCCGAATTCGTGCgttgatattatattattttcgtggaggaaaggagacatctttgatagtaacccttttcaaatattttagaaagacagggtagaagactatttggtctgtatgaagacggctgtgttaagtctttcccaggtttatctatctgCATAATCTGCGATTTTTTCCGTGAAATTGGATAGTAGCCGCGACTCAGAATTGCattaaaaagcaaagaaaatccttttacagcaatatttggaaattcaattaacatttttggggtaatatgtATTATCATGTCCTTGTGACTTTTTAGGGTTTTTTCTTTGGGAAATTAGGTTGAactaccttttctaggtgatttgcttTTTCCTCGTCAATTCGAGCCCAAATTCCcactcgtataggcatgttggggtcaattggtggcttcatggacttttgggctttccaaagggaattttgtttgtttgaatttggacacagcttctctATATACATTTCAGTTTTGATTTCTTCGTCATGTTTAAgggctttttttaatttacctacAGCTGATTTTAATTGAAACCGAGTAGAGGGGAAGCGATTTATCTTCCATTCTCGTCTTGcacgcattttttcatttacaagcttttctatttttctattagagatttttctgaaaccaagcgGGTTATATGTTTTGTTTGGTGtggctaagacagctgcgctagttattatatcattgagttctcttatgttttcgtcaatatttcttcctgtatttattttgtactcaatattaatgtggctactcacttattttttgtattttatccAATTCTTTTTATAAGATGTTAGACCCTCTTTTGGatcaacgaatatgggttgttcacatatccttattagtacaggagagtgttCAGAAGATAGTTCAGTAAATGTATCAACTGTTACTCGTATGTGTGatttatctatatattttattacagcAAAAATGTTGTTTGTAACTACATTTGAACAACAGATGGCTGTAAAGACttgttagaaaaataatttcatccAATCCTTCAGCAACATTTTCTTTAACATCAGTCTAATTGAACAGAACTAATAGTATTATTCAGTTGTTATCAAATGAACCCTTTTCTAGTTCAGGAGGAAGAAGCATCACTGCTGATTCGGCATATAAATTCGCTATGCCAATCATCAGCCAATGCTTTTAATATAGGATTAATTATTTGGGCAATATAATTACTAAAATCATTAGGGAAAGGCCCTGGCATATATCTACAATATCTGTTGTCTTTTGCACTCCTAAATCACCAACTTCGGCAAGACCTTGAGCAGCTACGATTGACACCACCAGATTCCAATGTCAAGGTTTACATCAACCATGGTAGTAGATCTTCAAATGAAGATTCATAGCTCCTAAAGCTCTGGCAGAAATTGCTCTAACCTCCGGCACGGGATTAATCAGAGATATATTTAGACCAGGAATTATATTAGGTAAACATGGCACTTTTGATCGGTAAGAGAGTACAATTACCTACGATTCGAGCTGCCATTTTCGCAACTAAGTAGATTTATCTATGAATGTTGCatctataaaatgtaaaatttttttttaaataaactgtcaaactttttgaaatattttttgatggaTCTTCTAAAGCTGTCAACAATATAGGAAAGATAGCTTGAATATTGGCATTGAGTGCATCAGCACGGCTCCCTGATGAGTCACCAAGTACTTCGATTAATTTTGGAACTATGTTAGGTAAATACTGCTTGGGTCCGCAAAATGCCATTACTCCCAGAATTCAAACGATGCTGTCTTTGTTTGCCAGGGATCTTCATCTAAAGCATCCTAAGTACTTGACCAATGAAAGGCTCAAATAAACGTCCAGAGATTGTACGTTATACTTTAAAAGCGAAAAGTGTGCCTTCctgtgatttttaattttttcttgtatacaaggtgctttctaAAGTAAAccggactttttgaatctagcgccccctggtggcgatTGTCCAGTaagacatttcatcgattggaagtgaagttattacgTTTTCAGCCTCAGTATGCAATACAAAGAGccatcattaaattttgtttaaaattggtaaaacttttaccgaaatgtttaaattgatgaaacaagtttatgacggcgattgcctatcccgtagcagagtgcacgagtggtttcaacgttttcatagTGGTCGtcaggacataaatgacgatcaacatgtgggccaatcaaaatccgtaacACCGGAAATTATATCGAAACTCTGcttgaatttatcaaaaatcagccgaaatcatgattcaaattcatggaaatggaattgaacatctccaaaacatcgatttatcgtgtTTTGACCgaacggtttgttctgcacaaattgactgacgaccaaaaattgctcagattccaatattcgaaggacgattatttgaccaaaaatcatattttaaccattaaccactccccgtattcacctgattaggcaccgtgcgacttcttccttttcggaaaaatgcatttgcccatgaaaggaaagcgttatgcagatgtagaggccattcaaaaggcttgcaccggcatactggccataccggccaacgagctaaaacactcggtttggaccgtgcaaaaagctgtattgacgcagaagaagactattttgaataaaataaattgatttagcAGAAAAgaccatttgttgtttttttttttgttttctttggaacgcaccttgtgtaTGTCGTTATTTTAGCATTGTTTCAATGACAAAACTCCCGAGCCTTTCACAATGTCTACCATTCCATAAGAAGCACCGCTCCTCTTTCCATACTTATCCGATTTTATTAGTTGTTATTCGAATATACTCAATATAAAGAGAAAAATCTTTATCGTAATCCCGTTGCTTGGGTTACGGTACTAGGCATTTCTAatgcccctattgcggttttcaacccaactgctttcagtcgaagtttaaaaattcggtATTGCCAACTTCAACTCAATCCGTCAAAAATAAATTGCGGTTGAAGTATGAtcgaacttcaactttttttggtattgcggttttcaactctGTACAAGTGGGGTTgactagtatataaataaacttcaacTGCTTAATAGCAGTTGAAGTTCAACATTCGTgcagtgaaatacaaaaaaaatattaaagaaaaatggaggacgggtaaaataactattttaattaatgttaaattaattttaattaatatttttattttttataaatttttagaaaaaataaagttgcaacaaaaaagcaattcgaaaaattggtggagttaatggagaagtttccagaagtaggaagaggaaagccacaatttggaaacaataaattcaaattgaggTGCATCGCctcaaaattgctaaattaaaatcttcgcaaagattttttttggttatttaaaacacaaagtaatattttttttttattttagttttgattattctggaatgaagtgatatgttatatttttgtaccatagtttacgtttacattaaaaaattaagtgatattgttatttaatgaatttatttaaataaaatttaaatatatgcctgaataaatagcacattagaaagaataaatgaaatttaatattttaattatttagaggGAAGTCATAATATTATTGCGAATTATTCGAGCCGTATCCTCTTCTTCTCTTTCTATGTCCAAAACATCATTGGTCATTGTAGTATTTGAAGTAGATGGTATTTCTTCCGGAGATTCCACTTGAAAGTGTTGgaaaatattgtgcaatgcgCAACAAGCATTCACAATTTGCGTAGCCTTTTCAGGAGTGTAATGTAAACCTCGTACAGATAAAAGACATCGAAATCTACTCTTGAGTACACCAATTGTCCGCTCTACAATATTCCGGACCTTTGAGTGTACTGTATTGTAGCGTGCTTGGGGTGAAGAAGCTTCCGCCATGCGATAAGGcgtcattaaaaatttgtgcagaGGATAGCCAGCGTCGCCTAAGAAATTACATTACTCCACttatttagcaataaatacGATAAAGTCTTACCCAAGATCCAAGTGTTATTCGGTATGTTGTTCTGTAAATGCACTTTCAAATCGctaacattgaaaacaaaagagtcaTGATTTGCGCCTGCATGCCTAGCATCCACATACCGAATAGACATTTTATAATCacaaagctaaaaattttaagaaattataccattttgtttctaatattaattcagattttatacatacaatcatcacgtcTAAACTGTAGTAGCCCTTTCTGTTAAGATAAAGATGTTGCACTTCTTTTCTTGGTGAAATTATGCGAACATGAGTTCCGTCGATGCAACTACTCCCGGGAAAagaataaaatgaaacttttgaagcgttttgctcctcctcagtcatttgaattttaatccatTGGGCACAAATAcgtttttcaattatatttagaacCTCTTTAATTACTAAAGATATCGTAGGTTGCGCCAACCCAATGTTAAAATCATTTCCACTGCATTTTTGATAACCACCGTCAGCAAGGAAACGCAGAGTtgcgcataattttaatataggagGTATGGCCGATCCTTGCACACGTTTGTGGAAATGTTCCTTCATCtcattcagtaaaaaaaaatgcttctttttttaatcgaaaataacttatgaatctgcaataaacattattaaaaagcaattcaattgtgaaaaaactatgGCTTACTTTGCATTTGGAAGCTGGAATGGATTTGAGTGATCACGAAGGCTTTTTCGTATACGTAGCACATCAATTTTGCCCCCAGTATTTACCCGAGACTATCAGTTCCAAAGTTAAGTACACAGATTCAGGAGGAGCTAGGGAAATCATTTTGTGCTGAAACTGTGCGTCGGGTACTACGTGCGCATGACTTCAATGGCCGAGTAGCCCGAAAAAAGCCATTCATTAGCAAAAAAAACCAACTAAGCCGAGTTACCTTTGCAAGGGAGCTGGAAACCAAAGATTTTAACTTCTGGAATACTGTAATTTTTGCTGACGAGTCGAAATTCAACCTTTTCAGTTCAGATGGAATGGCTTACGTGTGGAGGAAACCCAATACTGAGCTTCAAAGATGTAACATTAGGCCAACTGTTAAACATGGTGGAGGCAGTGTTATGGTATGGACATGTATGTCTGCAGCCGGCGTTGGAAATTTGGTATTTTGGTAccttaatatattaaaagaaaatttaatccAAAGTGCCGAGAAACTTGGGATCCGTCAAATTTCCGGTTTTATCAGGACAACGATCCTAAACACAAAGCGTCAATAGTACAGACCTGACATTTAATGAGTCCACCGACCCAGTCAACTGACATGAACCCGACCGAGAATTTATAGTCTTTGTTAGAAAATAACATCCGTAAACACCGCATCAGTAACAAGGAACAGCTAAAAAGTGCCATTTTGGAAGAGTGGAACAAAATTGGAAcagaaagtacaaaaaaaaaactagttgaGTCCATGCCAGCTAGACTAAAAGCTGTTTTAAAGCTACTAAGTATTACACaagttttaaacaaattatttatcttatttttaattaaaagtacaCTGCATGAAATAAGCTGtgatatgaaatttgtttacgtttctggtttttgtttataagttattaagtaataaataaaaataataaatggagTATCTTTTATAAACTGCACATTCGTATTAACAACTAGGAGTTCGCATTATTTTgatatgtgtttttgttgtcaagatataacatttcaaattttgtaaattcatTTGAATCATGAAATAAGCTGTGAGCCACTGTATATAAAGATCTCTATATTTCCATCTTTGACATGTGGGGCAATATCTGTTCTCTCCGCagttatatataattctatattCATACTTATTCTTCGCATTTGTGACAATATCGTAACTATCTCTAGAGGCTTCTTTTAGAGATAGTCTCACCAAGTCGGCGATTTTGTGGTTACTTACTTTACATGTACGTAGTGGGAGTTTAATTTTACTTTCCAATGCATATATGCCTATCGTCTTTGAactaaatcaaatcaaaaagaTAGTTTTTAATCATAATGACGTCATCTCGTTtatcttttattatatatattcaaaatgcAGACAATaacttattaatattttttttttgtttttatttcgaaattaattaattaatcatttacagtacataaaacaaaataatttcgaaaaactttaGTAGGGCGTATTCATACTTTCAATTCAATATTGTATCATCGAATTCTTCATCTTTATCAATAGCTTGTACAGCGACCTTACGCAAGACTTTGTTCACAACTTCATTTAAGGAATCCCTTGCACCAACTTCTAAAAGTTGACAGACATAACTAAAAGTAGTATCGTTTTCACGGAGATGCAAAATTGAAACTAAAGCTATCTCGGAATTAGACTTTACATAGCCATTTTTTTCTTTGGTACCGTTAACTAGCATTGGTACGAGCTGTTTAATAACATCTGAGCTCATCTTATCTATAGCTAACGTTTTTGCCAAGTAATTACAACTTTTAGCAACAATCTGTTTTATTTCGTTGCTTTTGTGATTCATAGCCCTTGTAAAGCATGAAACTATTATTGGAGAGAACATAATATTATTCGACATATAAAAGTGCAACAAGCACGTCATTGCGCGAACACCACTgcttgcaatatttattttatctgatGCAATACTGGAAGTAATAAATTCAATCAACTTGGACTCATATTTCGAAATAATAATCGTAGGACTTTCTTTTAATGCCACAAACAAAACTGCGGTTCGTCCGTGTTTTAATAGTCCGTCACCATTTCCAGCAACGAAGATTTGAAGCTCTAATAAATCATCCACTTGTTGAattgataaatatttcaaaagtgcTCCTAAACAACCTGCAGAAGCAGATCGAGTAATGTCTTCTGAATGTCCTATCATATTCAGAAGAGTAGCGCTTAATTGTTGTTTTAAACATTCAGACATTTTTCCTCCAGCCAAATTAATACTTAAACGTATTGCCGCTAACATAGTTTCTCGCACGGACGGATCATCATTAGATTTTATCCCATtatgaatttcattaaaaatcgaATCTGGCCGTGAATGTATGATAACCAATTCGGATATTGCTTGTCCAGCTTTCATGCGAACACTTCTATTCGAGTCATGTAAAGCCTTCAGAAATGTTGTTTGTAACTGTGGtaaaaattgtttcaacatGACTCCAACTTTTCTCAATAAAATAGCTAACGTTTCCAGTACAGCTGCTTTGACACCTGCATTAAAACGATCTCCTAGAATTCGAATTAGCGGCCCAGTTATTTGAACAACAGATGGCTGTAAAGACTGAGCACTTGTTAGAGAAATAATTTCACCTAATCCTTCAGCAGCATTTTCTTTAACATCTGGCATTCCATTTAAAATTGCTTCTCGAAACACGGGAAGTAGAGGTGTAATTCCTTTTGGAAGGCAAAACCCCGGCATCTCGGAACCTCTAATTTCGCTCGAAGCAAATCGAACAGCTTGTCTTACGTCACACACTAGAGAAATTTGTTGGGTTGAATCCAAAGTTTTTACAACTGAGTTTAACGCATCCCATGAATTTTGTAATATGTCGCGATTAGAATCAGCCATTAGACGTAATAAACAGCGTAACAATTGTGGAACATATTGAGAATAATCTCCTGGAGTGTGTGTACAGAATACACAAAGTAAACTCGACgccgattttcttatatttatgcTATCAGATTTTGCTGACATCATTAGAGTGTCGACAATTGTTCGAACACCGATTTCGTCTGTAACTGACAGTATTACTGCTTGACAATAATCTAATTCTTGGTACTCATAGGCAGTGCCTTGTGCATCGGAAAGTGCATGAAGTAAAGcatctaaaatttttggaagataTTTTGTTAATGCATCCCCCGCCACCGAAACTAATATGGAAAGGGCTTTTGTATTTACAGGAGGTGCTGTTAGTTGGGGAACAAGATATGGCAATACCACTCGAGATTTAATTGTCATGACTTGGCGAAGGCCATCTAATGTATACTCTGCAACGGTTGGATCAGGGTCGTTCAACCCCTCAAGCATTGAAGGTAAAATATCGTCTAAAGCACGTGAACCAACAGTTGAATGTAAAGATTCAAAAGTTTTTGCCGCCGCTCCTCTCACCTCAGGTAAAGGATCCGATAAAGCTCTTCTTACTGTTGGAACTAGACTGTTGACAAACGACAATACCATTTCTTTAGAAGTTGAGGACATTATTTCCGATAGGCCAATGCAGACTCCTTGGCGTTGATCAGGATGTTCTGAATTAAGTCCTTTCTCTAATATTGGTATTATTTCGGGAAGTACTCTCTCTCCCAATTTTCTCACCAAATCTCCTAAAGTTCGCGCAGCAACTTGACGTTTATCATAGCTAGTGCTTGCCAAACATCCTAAAAGTAAACTAAATAATGTGGGTAAGATTTCTCTTAGTGTGCGTGGTGTGTTTGTTACTACAACTTTCCAAACATGTAGTGATGCTTGTCGTACCATCAGTGATACATCACTCCGACCCATATAAAGACCTGAAAGGACTCTGTTTCGTCTCTCTTCGCCTAAAAATCTTATTATGGCGGTATGAGACTGTTCGGTTCCAAAATTATCATCTTCACTTGCTGTTTCTGTAGTCATTTTCCCAGATACGCCTGATATTCTGTATAGCAAGTCTCCTAATAATTGAACAGAACTAAACCGTATTCTCCAGTTGTTATCAAATAAACCCTTTTCTAGTTCAGGAAGAAGAAGCATCACTGCAGATTCGGCATACAAATTCACTATGCGTTGCCCAGCTTTTAATGCGGTGTCTCGAACATACTCATTCTCATCAGCCAATGCTTTTAATATAGGATTAATTATTTGGCCAATATAAGGAGTAAAATCGTTCGGGAAAGGTCCTGGCATATATATAAACATCATTATATATCCATCTTTTACATGTGGCGCAATATCTGTTCTCTCCGCTGTTGTAATAATATCAGGCATTAATTGATGTAACTTTTGCACTCCTAAACCACCAACAACTTCGGCAAGACCTTGAGCTGCTCCACTGCGATCGACACTACTAGATTCTGATGTCAAGGTTTGCATCAACCATGGTAGTAGATCTTCAAATGAAGATTCACCTATTCCACGAACCATAGCTCCTAATGCTCTGGCAGAAATTGCTCTAACCTCCGGCACGGGATCAAGCAGAGACATCTTTAGACCAGGAATTATATTAGGTAAATATGGCACTAAATCCTTTTGATCGGTAAGGGAATACATATTACCTATGATTTGAGCTGCCATTTTTCGAGTTTCGGTAGATCTATCCATGAAAGCTCGCTCAACCACAGGCATTATTAGGGCCAAAGATGGTGCATCtataaaatgtacaaattttgtttgaagtaAACTATGCAAacaatttgaagtattttttgaTGGATCTTCTAAAGCCGTCAACAATATGGGAACAATAGCTTGAATTTCGGGATTTTTTATTACGGATCCTATGACTTTGAGGGCATCAGCACCAGCTTCCTGCACTTTAGTATGTGAGTCACCAAGTACTTCGATTAGTTTTGGAACTATATTAGGTAAACATGATGACAATTGCTTGGGTGCACAAAAAGCCATAGCTCCCAGAAGTTCAACCGAAGCTGTCTTCGTTCGCCAGGAATCTTCATCTAACGCATTAAGTAAAGATGGAAGAACAAGTTTAACTCCATGTGCGGAAAGTTTGCCCATAACTACTTTTGCCGTATCATCAGCCGCTTGCCTAACGTATTGAGAAGAGTCTCCAAAACATTGCAATAGATGAGGTAGTACATGAACAATGTAAGGCTCAAATAAACGTCCAAGCATTGTACATAATACTTCAAAAGCAAAAAGTGCACCTTCTcgtgatttataattttttttttcttgtataaatgTCGTTAGTTTTGACATTATATCGAATTGTTTCAATGACAAAATCCCCAAGCCTTTTACAATGCCCGCAATTCCATAAGCTGCACCTCTCCGCTCTCCATACTTATCAGATTTTATTAGttgttgcaataatttttttataatttcaggaGCTTTCTCTTTTACCGATGAAACTAAATGTGGTAAGCAATTAGCCACAGCTTCCTGTACTTGTTGAGAAGGTGTTGACAGAGCTGAAATTAATCTTCGCACTATTGGTTCAATTCGAGTATCATCAGTT
Above is a genomic segment from Bactrocera neohumeralis isolate Rockhampton unplaced genomic scaffold, APGP_CSIRO_Bneo_wtdbg2-racon-allhic-juicebox.fasta_v2 cluster09, whole genome shotgun sequence containing:
- the LOC126764449 gene encoding putative nuclease HARBI1 → MILCDYKMSIRYVDARHAGANHDSFVFNVSDLKVHLQNNIPNNTWILGDAGYPLHKFLMTPYRMAEASSPQARYNTVHSKVRNIVERTIGVLKSRFRCLLSVRGLHYTPEKATQIVNACCALHNIFQHFQVESPEEIPSTSNTTMTNDVLDIEREEEDTARIIRNNIMTSL
- the LOC126764430 gene encoding eIF-2-alpha kinase activator GCN1, with the protein product MAEIELSKALRDLPNRVLSAKCDERTDLFQNVTSVLNNPGVNASIVKGLCKVIGTTLTKYKDTPSQILVRNLIVDIVKQHHDVATESLSSVFRTVLNKEILILTPQKSAKYSLIALGWTDLIIRNGDYNSNIFKTEYSKLVEYQSILYYNIFLSCNMRIIEMAEKLLFDSWINSENYILCLSTIILKEPAFNIINFLMLLLRFEHFKGHEEYILQRHKSELLEHFIKSIIINKTRPQSSIVMACEPLLTIITQKDFEELIHPVLLKSILRSPEMAIRVMGLIFHKLNIDLSEYASSLGKVLLHHLYCKDDIVRGESLETLKELSLKCTTVDSVEYLLKGIFDTLNGHNGKITVAEYRIHLIQGAGYLSCNGISDKETPIVLHLAMELFSKALQTEIQERVICCTLDMFSLWMLKFIGELPKSIIDIFKRGLDLKTTTQTVRISYLQWFLAGLNNAKLHHELNLTPLLIKIVEKGLQSPLQISLVCESVCATCIIIQTITITSDPLFGSFWNTIFDVNKLIFFSERFMAAAPPETLCYVSLMAEKLLTQYSDKLKGSLNVLFKAIVYNLISNSEKLRTYTLSLLPRLMNAIEGVDYINNIMVELENQLDNIKFSTDHDGYHEENLATSNILVEIMQSICNFEQIPGEAKKLALQALLICHHPGVFCNNSVFWETILKSKFNFDPEIFVSVNAKEITNIIIDKFQLKKTYENSISTIIRLSPGKLLPILMQKIITDLISVESSDITEEEYYIYLTPKQEMSDEKAVKSDIYGTTGHGRENKHQNEKTISSESEKKRYKGKTNLSELSQKQQEAIKNQIEKENYTKERVGLLNKKLKCAISMLEAAFAGNPKAVSLHFHKLLMQLLKLLSCPIAGESLAKLYFKLREACFEDSFELGRNIALMTLRLENPRLDLPNEWITNDMNEIIKSILFNINKILLHHHTDDSENASNPLFSAPSFTYTFEFLKRAFATNFVANSEELLLIGIQLIESHAQIRGFTVFGEVTDYNHPKYMPRLEMSKLLLNLINIYQGRVQTQAVGAILEVANLSSGEDYCAYATDDEIELFLNSLENSKESVREVALRVLKIIKKVILINNEMHQNLISRLKLLLWIAIYDTSDENRKLASDLWEAAKFAPPELDDVLLLVTHKELCIQKAASASLVQLLFTNHQQVKYTIKSLLDIYREKLTMIPPKLDQFDREIFPAIDQWEPRRGISISISQVSKFFDVDDVNEIMQFMVAQGFRDRNETVHKEMLASALCIVDCHGKETIVNLLPVFEDFLDKAPKSQSYDNVRQAVVILMGSLARHLETDDTRIEPIVRRLISALSTPSQQVQEAVANCLPHLVSSVKEKAPEIIKKLLQQLIKSDKYGERRGAAYGIAGIVKGLGILSLKQFDIMSKLTTFIQEKKNYKSREGALFAFEVLCTMLGRLFEPYIVHVLPHLLQCFGDSSQYVRQAADDTAKVVMGKLSAHGVKLVLPSLLNALDEDSWRTKTASVELLGAMAFCAPKQLSSCLPNIVPKLIEVLGDSHTKVQEAGADALKVIGSVIKNPEIQAIVPILLTALEDPSKNTSNCLHSLLQTKFVHFIDAPSLALIMPVVERAFMDRSTETRKMAAQIIGNMYSLTDQKDLVPYLPNIIPGLKMSLLDPVPEVRAISARALGAMVRGIGESSFEDLLPWLMQTLTSESSSVDRSGAAQGLAEVVGGLGVQKLHQLMPDIITTAERTDIAPHVKDGYIMMFIYMPGPFPNDFTPYIGQIINPILKALADENEYVRDTALKAGQRIVNLYAESAVMLLLPELEKGLFDNNWRIRFSSVQLLGDLLYRISGVSGKMTTETASEDDNFGTEQSHTAIIRFLGEERRNRVLSGLYMGRSDVSLMVRQASLHVWKVVVTNTPRTLREILPTLFSLLLGCLASTSYDKRQVAARTLGDLVRKLGERVLPEIIPILEKGLNSEHPDQRQGVCIGLSEIMSSTSKEMVLSFVNSLVPTVRRALSDPLPEVRGAAAKTFESLHSTVGSRALDDILPSMLEGLNDPDPTVAEYTLDGLRQVMTIKSRVVLPYLVPQLTAPPVNTKALSILVSVAGDALTKYLPKILDALLHALSDAQGTAYEYQELDYCQAVILSVTDEIGVRTIVDTLMMSAKSDSINIRKSASSLLCVFCTHTPGDYSQYVPQLLRCLLRLMADSNRDILQNSWDALNSVVKTLDSTQQISLVCDVRQAVRFASSEIRGSEMPGFCLPKGITPLLPVFREAILNGMPDVKENAAEGLGEIISLTSAQSLQPSVVQITGPLIRILGDRFNAGVKAAVLETLAILLRKVGVMLKQFLPQLQTTFLKALHDSNRSVRMKAGQAISELVIIHSRPDSIFNEIHNGIKSNDDPSVRETMLAAIRLSINLAGGKMSECLKQQLSATLLNMIGHSEDITRSASAGCLGALLKYLSIQQVDDLLELQIFVAGNGDGLLKHGRTAVLFVALKESPTIIISKYESKLIEFITSSIASDKINIASSGVRAMTCLLHFYMSNNIMFSPIIVSCFTRAMNHKSNEIKQIVAKSCNYLAKTLAIDKMSSDVIKQLVPMLVNGTKEKNGYVKSNSEIALVSILHLRENDTTFSYVCQLLEVGARDSLNEVVNKVLRKVAVQAIDKDEEFDDTILN